TGCCAGCAGGGGCATGGGGCCGGCCACAGCCAGAATATTCAGGATTAAACAGGCTATTCCAGTGGCAGCCATACCAGCCAGCTCTACCGGCAAGGTATTAAAAAAATTAAATCAGGCCTTTAAGGAATTTATCCCTGGAAGCAATGTGGTAGAAACCTCTTTTAACAATATGGGAGCGGTTTTCCATCCGGCTATTACTATCTTAAATGCTTCCCGCATTGAATCCACCCTGGGAAATTTCCAATTCTATATAGAAGGAGTGACCCAGTCGGTAGCTTCAATTTTGGAGGCGGTGGATGAGGAAAGGGTAAAGGTAGCCCATAAACTTAATTGCACTAATGTATACTCTGCCATTGATTGGCTGTCCATGGCCTATAATGTGGTAGAGGACAATCTGTTTGATGCCATACACAGCAATCCTGGATATGTAGGGATAATGGCTCCCCGGACTACCAATGTCCGTTATATTACAGAAGATATCCCCATGAGCCTGGTCCCAATTTCTGAGTTTGGCAAAATTTTAGGGGTAAAAACACCAGTTATTGATTCCCTGATTAATATAGCAGATTCTATATTTGATAGGGATTTTAGAAAAATTGGAAGAAACCTTGCCTCCCTGGGGCTGGAGGGTTTAAACATAGCACAGATTAAGGAAATACTAATAAAGGGAAAGATACAGGAGTAGTATATGAAGAGAATATTAGGGGCCAGCATAGGCAGCTGCGTACATGTAGCGGGAGTGATAAATTTTTTGAACCTGGCCCAGCAGCATGGATACCAGACTAAATTTTTAGGCTCTGCTTGTGGTTATGGGCAGATAGTGGAAGCCATTGAAGCCTATCAGCCGGATATAGTAGCCATAAGTTACCGGCTTTCTCCTGATAATGCCCGTTCTTTATTCAAGCAGTTTAAGAAAGAAGTGGCAGACAAATACAAGGGCAGGGTCTCTTTTATCCTGGGGGGAACCAAGCCGGTAGCTGAAGCGGCTAAAGGGCTGGATCTGTTTGAGGCCATGTTTACCGGGGAGGAAACCAAAGACCAGGTAGTTTCCTATTTAAAACAGGGGAAAATAATCCAGGAAAACATACCACCTCCCCAAAATTTAGGGGACAGGGTAAAGTTCAAGTATCCCTATCCGGTTATCAGGCATCATTTTGGACAGCCAACCCTGGAAAGCACTATAGAAGGCATTGGCCGCCTGGCCCAGAGTGAATTAATAGACGTGGTTTCCATAGGACCTGATCAAAACACGCAGGAATATTTTTTTCACCCGGAAAAAATGGACCATAGCCAGGATGGGGCGGGAGGAGTGCCTCTCAGGTCCGAGGATGATTTCAGGAGTTTATACCAGGCTACCCGCAAAGGCAATTACCCTATAATGAGGTGCTACAGCGGTACCAATGATATATTGAGGATGGCCCGGGTCCTGGCGGATACTATAAATAATGCCTGGTGTGCAGTTCCTTTATGCTGGTACAATGAGCTGGATAATAGGAGCCACCGCAAGCTGAAAGAGGCTATTGCAGAAAATCAACAGGTAATGGCCTGGCATGGGCAAAGAAATATACCGGTAGAGGTTAATGAATCCCATCACTGGAGTTTAAGGTACTCTCCGGATTCAATAGCGGTGGCTGCTGCCTATCTTGCTGCCTACAATGCTAAAAGGATGGGGGTAAAGGTATATGTGTCCCAATACATGTTTAATACTCCTGCCGAAACCTCATTTACTATGGATCTAGCCAAAATGATGGCCAAGGTGGAATTGATTGAGGGCCTGCATGATGATAGTTTTACCAGTTTAAGGCAAACCCGGACCGGGCTATATAGTTATCCCACCAATTATCATCAGGGCAAGGCCCAGCTGGCTACTTCTACTATGCTGCAGATGCAGCTGGAACCGCATATAGTCCATGTGGTAGCTTATTGCGAAGCTGATCATGCCGCTACCCCGGAGGATATCATTGAATCTGCCCATATAGCCCATAAAGCCATTTCCAATTGCCTGGCCGGGTGTCCCAATATGAAAGATGATGAAAGGGTACAGGCCAGAAAAAGGCAACTTATGGCTGAGGCTAAACTTATAATAGGGGCTATACGGAAGCTGGATTTAAATAATATCCATGAAGATCCCTTAACCAGTCCCCAAATAATTGCAGAGGCTATTGGCAGGGGCATACTGGATGCTCCCCATTTGCAGGGGTTAGAGGCGGCCAGCGGCCAGGTAAGGACCATGTTTATAGACGGTGCCAATATGGCAGTAGGTCCTGATGGGGAAATTTTAACCGAGGAGCAGCGTTTAGCCTCCCTATAATTTTACTTTTAAGGTAAAATATAATATTATTCAAAACTTATATTAAATATTTACAGGGTAGACTATGTTTGAATCTGACCAGGAAAATTTAATAGTCAAGCTGCCTTACGGTTTCAGGGATGTTTTTCCTACAGAATGCCGGGAGCGCAAGGTTATAGTAGATATTATAGGCCAGCAATTCAGGCAATGGGGCTATGGAGAGGTAAAAACCCCTGCTGTGGAATATACCAAGAATATATCTACCGGGGCGGGCGACAGCTGGTCACATAAGCTAATAAATTTTTTTGATATTGACGGCAGCCTGGTTTCGCTAAGGGCTGACATGACCATACCCATAGCCAGGTTAGTAGGAATGAGGATAAAAAGACCTCAATTGCCGGTAAGATTTTGCTATTTTGCCAATTCGTTCAGGCAATCAGCCCTTCAGGAGGGAGTAAAAAGGGTATACAGCCAGGCTGGCCTGGAGCTCATAGGTACCGATAGTTTTACTGCTGATGTAGAGATCCTTACTATCTTAAACAAGGTGCTAAGGGTCCTGGGCTTCAAGCAGTACAAGATAGGATTGGGACAGCTTCAGATAATTGAAGGATTGTGTGAGTGGCTGGGGCTGGGGCCTAAGGACAGCCGCTTTTTAAAAGAGAGCCTGGTTAAAAAGAATTTTGTACTAATCAGTGAGTTTTTAGAAGGGGTTGATAAAAGTAAAACCGATTTGTTTATGTCCCTGATAAAACCCCAGCAGGACTTAAATTTTTTAAAAAAGGTCCTGGCCCGCATCAACATTAGCAGAGCGGATAAAGGGTTGGCCTACCTGGAAAGGGTATACCGGGTTTTAGAAGAACTGGGCTTTGGCCCTAATTTACTTATAGATTTAAGCATCCTGAGGGAATTTGACTATTACTCTGGCCTTTTGTTTGAAGTTTATTCCGCCCTTACCACTGACCTTATAGGTAATGGGGGACGCTATGACGGTTTGATAAGAAAATTTGGCATGGGGGTAGCGGCAACCGGGTTTGCCCTGGATTTGGATATGCTGCATAAATCCATGGACAGCAGCATCCTGGCTCCCTTTATGAAAGACTTCAAGCTGCTGCTGGGAGGCAGTAGGTCTGATTATGCCGCTTTTGTGAAGCTATCAGAAAAGGTGAGGGAAAAAGGTATAAACGTGGAATTATATGAAGGTAAAATAGAAGATATAGGGCCGCAGGCCCAGCTAAGGGAAGCAGGCCTGGCGGCTGTAATGTCTGGGGACCTGTCCCGGGTAACAGTAATACAGGCCCAGGACGGAAACCGCACTGAAATGACAACCCAAGATTTTTTAAAATATTTAGATGGAACCAACAAGACTTAATATAGCCATACCTAAAGGGTATTTAAAGCAGGAGTGCATTGAGCTTATGGGCGCAGCCGGTTATGATATGGACAACCTGTCCCAGGATAACCGCAAGCTGTTTGTGTATTCCCCCCGCAAGGATATAAAGTATGTTATT
Above is a window of Actinomycetota bacterium DNA encoding:
- a CDS encoding cobalamin B12-binding domain-containing protein, producing MKRILGASIGSCVHVAGVINFLNLAQQHGYQTKFLGSACGYGQIVEAIEAYQPDIVAISYRLSPDNARSLFKQFKKEVADKYKGRVSFILGGTKPVAEAAKGLDLFEAMFTGEETKDQVVSYLKQGKIIQENIPPPQNLGDRVKFKYPYPVIRHHFGQPTLESTIEGIGRLAQSELIDVVSIGPDQNTQEYFFHPEKMDHSQDGAGGVPLRSEDDFRSLYQATRKGNYPIMRCYSGTNDILRMARVLADTINNAWCAVPLCWYNELDNRSHRKLKEAIAENQQVMAWHGQRNIPVEVNESHHWSLRYSPDSIAVAAAYLAAYNAKRMGVKVYVSQYMFNTPAETSFTMDLAKMMAKVELIEGLHDDSFTSLRQTRTGLYSYPTNYHQGKAQLATSTMLQMQLEPHIVHVVAYCEADHAATPEDIIESAHIAHKAISNCLAGCPNMKDDERVQARKRQLMAEAKLIIGAIRKLDLNNIHEDPLTSPQIIAEAIGRGILDAPHLQGLEAASGQVRTMFIDGANMAVGPDGEILTEEQRLASL
- a CDS encoding ATP phosphoribosyltransferase regulatory subunit, whose product is MFESDQENLIVKLPYGFRDVFPTECRERKVIVDIIGQQFRQWGYGEVKTPAVEYTKNISTGAGDSWSHKLINFFDIDGSLVSLRADMTIPIARLVGMRIKRPQLPVRFCYFANSFRQSALQEGVKRVYSQAGLELIGTDSFTADVEILTILNKVLRVLGFKQYKIGLGQLQIIEGLCEWLGLGPKDSRFLKESLVKKNFVLISEFLEGVDKSKTDLFMSLIKPQQDLNFLKKVLARINISRADKGLAYLERVYRVLEELGFGPNLLIDLSILREFDYYSGLLFEVYSALTTDLIGNGGRYDGLIRKFGMGVAATGFALDLDMLHKSMDSSILAPFMKDFKLLLGGSRSDYAAFVKLSEKVREKGINVELYEGKIEDIGPQAQLREAGLAAVMSGDLSRVTVIQAQDGNRTEMTTQDFLKYLDGTNKT
- a CDS encoding NAD/NADP octopine/nopaline dehydrogenase family protein, encoding MHDLKFAVIGAGHGGKAIAAHLAIKGFDVSLYNRTLMRIKPIIKLKGIELEGEVSGFGKLKLCSNNIGKVIKGADVIMVVVPANAHGPIAERCAPYLEDGQMVVLNPGRTCGALEFLNALRAHGNQKQVTVAEAQTFIYASRGMGPATARIFRIKQAIPVAAIPASSTGKVLKKLNQAFKEFIPGSNVVETSFNNMGAVFHPAITILNASRIESTLGNFQFYIEGVTQSVASILEAVDEERVKVAHKLNCTNVYSAIDWLSMAYNVVEDNLFDAIHSNPGYVGIMAPRTTNVRYITEDIPMSLVPISEFGKILGVKTPVIDSLINIADSIFDRDFRKIGRNLASLGLEGLNIAQIKEILIKGKIQE